The following proteins are encoded in a genomic region of Dysgonomonas mossii:
- a CDS encoding 3-keto-disaccharide hydrolase — MKKIIYSLSCCMIAGAFIACGGGAKNAEKKGTDTDSTKTTEAMKPEYTVLDKPQVDLSKFKKDKDGYIVIFDGKSTEGWRGYGKDVLPGKWSIDNGALKFTGSGKGEAQEKDGGDIIFAHKFKNFELELEWKVAKGSNSGIFYLAQEVQTKDPKTGELRMEPIYISAPEAQVLDNANHPDAKLGKDNNRQSMSLYDMIPAKPQNSKPFGEWNKAKVMVYKGTVVHGQNGENVVEYHLWTPQWTEMLQASKFSEEKWPLAFELLNNCGGPNREGYIGLQDHSDDVWFRNIRIKILD, encoded by the coding sequence ATGAAAAAAATTATCTATTCATTAAGCTGTTGCATGATTGCCGGAGCATTTATTGCTTGTGGCGGTGGGGCTAAGAATGCTGAGAAAAAAGGGACTGATACTGATTCAACAAAAACAACTGAAGCAATGAAACCTGAATATACTGTATTAGACAAACCTCAAGTAGACCTGTCTAAATTCAAAAAAGATAAAGACGGTTATATCGTTATCTTCGATGGCAAATCTACTGAAGGATGGAGAGGATACGGAAAAGACGTCCTCCCTGGAAAATGGAGTATAGATAACGGAGCTCTGAAATTTACTGGTTCTGGTAAAGGTGAAGCTCAGGAAAAAGACGGTGGCGACATTATCTTTGCTCACAAGTTCAAAAATTTTGAACTGGAACTAGAATGGAAAGTAGCTAAGGGAAGTAACTCCGGTATTTTCTATCTGGCACAAGAGGTTCAAACAAAGGATCCTAAAACAGGAGAGTTAAGGATGGAACCTATCTATATTTCAGCTCCTGAAGCTCAAGTATTAGACAATGCAAATCACCCTGATGCAAAATTGGGTAAAGACAACAATCGTCAATCAATGTCATTGTATGATATGATTCCTGCTAAACCACAAAACTCCAAACCTTTTGGTGAATGGAACAAAGCGAAAGTTATGGTTTACAAAGGAACTGTGGTTCATGGACAAAATGGCGAAAACGTAGTTGAATATCACCTATGGACTCCACAATGGACAGAAATGCTTCAAGCAAGCAAATTCAGCGAAGAAAAATGGCCTTTGGCATTCGAACTGCTAAACAACTGTGGTGGACCTAATAGAGAAGGATATATTGGTCTTCAAGATCATAGCGATGATGTTTGGTTCCGTAATATCAGAATCAAAATCCTTGACTAA
- a CDS encoding sugar phosphate isomerase/epimerase family protein, with translation MKVSIIIATTLLMLASCNPKADATQQQAAPVKKDISLQLYSLRDDIAKDYDATIKKAGEMGFTSVEAANYADGKFYGKTPEEFKASIEKAGMKVLSSHTGKGLTEKELASKDFTEALKWWDQCIAAHKAAGMKYIVTPWMDTPKTLKDLQTYCEYYNEIGKRCKENGMLFGYHNHDFELKNKIEDKLMYDYMLENSNPEYVFFEMDVYWVVRGGKSPVDYFNKYKNRFTLLHIKDNRELGQSGMVGFDAIFNNTDAAGVKHLVVEVEQYSFTPEESVKKSLDYLLNCPLVKESYDK, from the coding sequence ATGAAAGTATCAATTATTATAGCTACTACTCTCCTTATGTTAGCTTCTTGCAATCCAAAAGCAGATGCAACTCAGCAACAAGCTGCACCTGTAAAGAAAGATATTTCTCTACAATTGTACTCGTTGAGAGACGATATTGCTAAAGACTACGATGCAACAATCAAGAAAGCCGGAGAAATGGGATTCACATCGGTAGAGGCTGCCAACTATGCAGACGGAAAATTCTATGGAAAAACACCTGAAGAATTTAAGGCAAGCATAGAAAAAGCCGGAATGAAAGTGCTTTCTTCCCATACAGGAAAAGGCCTTACAGAAAAAGAACTGGCTTCTAAAGATTTTACAGAAGCGCTTAAATGGTGGGATCAATGTATTGCAGCACACAAAGCAGCAGGAATGAAATACATTGTAACTCCATGGATGGATACACCTAAAACATTGAAAGACTTACAAACATATTGTGAGTACTATAACGAAATAGGAAAGAGATGTAAAGAAAACGGCATGCTCTTTGGCTATCACAATCATGACTTCGAACTGAAAAATAAGATCGAAGATAAGCTTATGTACGACTACATGCTAGAAAACTCAAACCCTGAATATGTATTCTTCGAAATGGATGTATACTGGGTAGTAAGAGGTGGAAAAAGCCCTGTAGATTATTTCAATAAATATAAAAACCGTTTCACTTTGCTGCACATCAAAGACAACAGAGAACTTGGACAAAGTGGTATGGTAGGCTTTGACGCCATCTTCAACAACACTGATGCTGCAGGAGTTAAACATCTTGTGGTAGAAGTAGAGCAATACAGCTTTACTCCTGAAGAAAGTGTAAAGAAAAGCCTTGACTATTTATTAAATTGTCCTTTAGTAAAAGAAAGCTACGACAAATAA
- a CDS encoding Gfo/Idh/MocA family protein yields the protein MASDISRRKFLSTGAKAAIGLTIIPSTVLGKNFGHIAPSDKLNIAAVGIGGMGHANIKAVEATENIVGLCDVDWKYAKGVFDRFPNAKKYWDFRKMYDEMGKSIDAVIVATADHTHAIVSADAMTIGKHVYCQKPLTHTVYESRLLTKLAKKHKVATQMGNQGSSGEGVNLVCEWIANGEIGEVTKVECATDRPIWPQGLNAPEKVDKIPSTLNWDLFSGPAKVRPYNALYTPWNWRGWWDYGTGALGDMACHIMHPVFKGLNLGYPTKVQGSSTLLLQDCAPQAQHVKLTFPARDNMPKVGMPEVEVHWYDGGMMPDRPKGFPQGKQLMGEGGGLVIFHGTKDTLICGCYGVNPWLLSGRVPKAPKTQRRVETSHEMDWVRACKEDASSRVITKSDFSEAGPFNEMVVMGVLAIRLQTLNKELYWDGDNMKFTNIDPNEQIKILVKDDFKIVDGDPKFNKIWTDPINAQEFANELIKHTYRQGWKLPDMP from the coding sequence ATGGCATCAGACATTTCGAGAAGAAAGTTCCTCTCAACAGGAGCAAAAGCCGCTATTGGACTGACGATCATCCCAAGCACTGTATTGGGGAAAAACTTTGGGCATATAGCTCCGAGTGACAAATTGAATATTGCTGCTGTTGGTATTGGCGGCATGGGACATGCTAATATCAAAGCTGTGGAAGCTACAGAAAACATAGTGGGACTATGTGACGTAGACTGGAAATATGCTAAAGGCGTATTCGACAGATTCCCAAATGCAAAAAAATATTGGGACTTCCGTAAGATGTACGACGAAATGGGTAAATCCATTGATGCGGTAATAGTAGCAACAGCAGACCATACACATGCTATCGTTTCTGCCGATGCAATGACAATTGGCAAACATGTGTACTGTCAAAAACCGCTTACTCATACAGTTTATGAATCACGCTTGCTAACTAAGTTGGCTAAAAAACATAAAGTCGCTACTCAAATGGGTAACCAAGGCTCATCGGGTGAAGGCGTTAACCTCGTTTGCGAATGGATTGCCAATGGCGAGATAGGTGAAGTAACAAAAGTTGAATGTGCTACCGACCGTCCTATTTGGCCACAGGGACTGAATGCCCCTGAAAAAGTAGACAAAATACCAAGCACCCTAAATTGGGACTTATTTTCAGGTCCTGCAAAAGTACGCCCTTATAATGCATTATATACTCCTTGGAACTGGCGTGGCTGGTGGGATTATGGTACAGGTGCATTAGGCGACATGGCTTGTCACATCATGCACCCGGTATTCAAAGGCTTGAATTTGGGCTACCCTACTAAAGTACAAGGTTCATCTACCTTGTTGTTGCAGGATTGCGCACCGCAAGCACAACACGTTAAATTGACATTCCCTGCTCGCGATAATATGCCGAAAGTGGGTATGCCTGAAGTGGAAGTACATTGGTATGATGGCGGTATGATGCCGGATCGTCCAAAAGGTTTCCCTCAAGGAAAACAATTAATGGGCGAAGGCGGTGGATTGGTTATCTTCCATGGAACAAAAGATACACTGATTTGCGGATGCTATGGAGTGAACCCTTGGTTGTTGTCGGGTCGTGTTCCGAAAGCGCCTAAAACACAACGCCGTGTAGAAACATCTCACGAAATGGATTGGGTACGCGCTTGTAAGGAAGATGCTTCGAGTCGTGTAATAACTAAATCCGATTTCAGCGAAGCAGGCCCATTCAACGAAATGGTAGTAATGGGAGTATTGGCTATTCGTTTGCAGACATTGAATAAGGAATTGTATTGGGATGGAGACAACATGAAGTTCACAAATATCGATCCTAACGAACAAATTAAGATATTAGTTAAGGATGACTTCAAGATCGTTGACGGTGACCCTAAGTTCAATAAGATCTGGACTGATCCTATCAATGCTCAGGAGTTTGCAAATGAACTGATCAAGCATACATATCGTCAGGGATGGAAATTGCCTGATATGCCATAA